GTTCATTGTCAACATTGCTCAACCGGACGTTAAGCAATTCAAACTAACGCTAAGCCAAGGTGATCGCACCTTCTTTGCTGAACCAGCGGAAGTACTGCGCTGCATAGCAGATCGCAACTACACGAACGTGATCCTGAAGAATGAAAAGCGCTTCCTGCAAGCTCGCACGTTGAGCGATTTTGAAGCGATGCTTGTTCCACACGGGTTCCTTCGACTTAACCGTTCGGACCTAGTGAACCGATCGGTGATCGATCATGTGGATGGGCACGATGCAGTGTTGAAGAATGGGGAACGTGTTGAAGTTTCTCGGCGTCGTTTGGCTGAAGTGAAGCAGGTTTTGGCTGGCTGATCGGACCGCTAGATAAGCGGTTCGACCGCTGGATCAGATCCACTTTGAACGGAAGGTTCGTCAGTGCATCTTCGGACCGATAATCCAATTTCCTATGCGAAACACATACACGATCACCACTACTCTTCTCGCCCTCATCTGTATACTATCACTTCTTGGTGGCTGCAAGAAGGACGACAACACACCAACTCCGATCAGCAATGGGAACGGGAATGGCACTCCAATTTCCGCCAATGGGTTGGTGACGAGTTGGAACCCGGTGAAACCCTATCCCGACCAAGTGATCACGCTACACGGCGGTCCGTTCAATACGGACCCGGCTCAAAATATCGTTGACGCATGGGGTGGGATCTTCACTATCATAAGCGTGAATGACTCCGTGCTCGTTGTACAGCCACCGTCCAATATGGAAGAGGACTACATTACGCCGGGTGGCTTCACGAGCCTGATCATCCAAAGTGGGAATTCCATTGATACCATCCCCTACATCCATTGGAAGCGCATGGTACATGTCTACCACATGGTGGACAACATCAGCGAAAATGTGTTCGGGCAACCATGCCGCGTTGGAGATTCCATACTGTTCGCGGGATCTGGCTTTACCACCAACGGCTTGGGGGTCGTGGTAGCCGGCAGCACCGTTCAAACACCATCCGCTGTTGACAGTGGCTATCATTGCGAGGCATCCTTACGCCTACCTCCGGATGTATTCGGGTATAACGAAGATGAATCCATCATAGAGAACCACGACATCACGATCGTGAACAGTGACGGCCGCACGGGCACCTTGACCTTACCGATCGGCATTTCGCCAAGGGCCCGCGTAACAAGTTTCGACACACCGGTTTGTTGTTATAGTATCGCTGATATGGAACAAAACGGAACAGTGATCAACATCGAACTGCGTGGTCACAATTTGAAACAATGCAACTCCGCACAGGTGTTGGGTCCCGTTACTGTACCGTTGCCACTACCAGCAACCTACAGCGACCATGTGAGCTGGGTACTAACTCCGCTCAACATTACACCGGGCAATTACACCATGACGATCAAAACCTGCACCGGCGGGCCACTTTCCACGGAGTATTTCACCGTTAACCCTTGATCGAAATGAGATGCTTGCTTCCATTAGCATTATTGGCCACGTTGCACACAACGGCACAATGGAGTACCGATCCTGCCAACCCCATGGTGGTAAGCACCATGGCCAATGCACCGCAACACTTAACCGCCATCGCCGATGCGGACAGTGGCTACTTCGCGTTCTGGAGTGACCTGCGCAACGATCCGTCAAAGGGCGATCTCTATGGTCAGCATTTCGATAGTGACGGCAATGCGTTGTGGACCGCAGATGGCGAAATGTTGTTGACCAACCCGATCAAAAGCATCAATCAGTTAGCGCCATTGTTGATGCCCGACGGATCAGTGATCGTATCGTACCTGACCGGTAGCGGCACAGTGGGTGCCGACTCCGTGCGCGCCATGCGTTTCGATGCGAATGCGAATGCACTTTGGGCCGAGCCTTCAGTACTGCTCACCGGTCTCGACTACCGGAGTTTAAAGGTGGTAGAGAGTGAAAGTTGTGCCTATTTGGTGGCGTATTGTGAGGCCTGCGGCGGAGGCGGATATGGTTGCAAGATGCAGCGCGTGCGCATGGATGGCAGTGTGCAATTCCCTTTGATCGGGCAGACAACTGCTTCCAATTATTTCGGCCCGTTCACTATCCACCCCGATGGCGTTGGTGGCCTGCTCTTCAACATACGCTGCGCGAACGGGGCGGGAACCTGCTTGAAAACCCAGCGCTTCGATAGTCTCGGCTCAGCAGTGTGGCCGGCGTACATCGATCTGGCTGATGGTGATGGCCTGAGCTACGCATTTTCCACCGGGATGGACGATACCGGCGCACAAACAGCGGTGTGGGAAGTGAACGGCGACCTGCGCATGCACCGCATGGATACACTGGGTAATTCGTTGTGGTCGCCTGCTGTGCAAGTGGCTTGTGATCTGGCTGTGCATGTTCAACAGAAACCTGTAACCATTACAACCGACAATGAACTCTTCGTAGCCTGGGCTGACAACCGCCCACCGGCGGCAAGTCAAGATCTCTATATCCAGAGATTCGACCTGATGACCGGTTCGGAGCTGTGGGCTGCAGATGGCGTACCCGCGATCCAGATCAACTCTTATACGCCCGATCCAGGGTTGGTGCTTTCAGATAGTGGTTCGGTGATCGCCACTTTAGATGGTAACCTGGACGGCTACTCGGCAATGCGCGTCATGAACGATGGAACCCTTGCTTGGCCCGCGTCGGTGGTGTTCTGCCTTCCGTCTTTCAATCCAAACTTCGGCAACCGAATACACCTACCTGATAAGAATGGCGGCATGGTGGTGTTCTGGCAAGCATCCTCGGGCGGACTTTACGGCGCACGCGTTTATCGGAACGGAATTCTGTACAATGATGTGGGTATCGCGGAAGCAACTCCTTTAACCCGGATCACTGGATTTCCGAACCCGGCAGGTGATCGTATCTCCTTCAACCTACCAACTAATTCATATGTAATTAATATCGACCTGATGAATAATTTGGGAACTATCGTGCAACGCATATCATCCGTCAACGAGATCGATCTCCGTGGACTTGCCACGGGTACCTACGCGGCCCGCATCCGCACATCGAATGGCGTGTACACTTCACGCTTCATCAAATACTGATCGTTCCATGCACAGCTTGCTCTTCTCCGCATCGGTCCTCGCACTCATGCCCACCGGTTGCAAGAAGGACGATGATCCCGCACCCGAAGCAACAGGCCACGCAGCCCAGATATTCAGTGTGCCCTTACCGGGCATATTCACGTGGGTGGAAGATGCCACCACCATCAGCTATTTGCAGACGGACGACCTCGGTGGGCCCGTGTTCAAGGAACTAGGCTCAACATCATTTCGATGAGTGACCAATCGCAGCAGGAGAATTGCCGCATGGAGATCATTGGTCGGGACATTGGTAATGGTCCGGTCGTTCATGATGTGAACTTGCAGGGCACTGAGGAGTGGTGGGTACACATTCAACAAGGCGGCCATCTGGTCCTGAAGCAAGTGGGCCTTGGTCTCAGCAGTACCGAAATGCCCGACTTCGGCGGATACTGGTGTTGGATCCGCAACAATAAAGGCACGCTGAACGGCAACCCTGTGTACGCGATGGAGAGCTTCACCTACCCCCGCATGTTCTGGTCCCTGGAAAGGCACACTATTGGGCACCAACCTCGTCTAACTCACTACACACGCGGACCCCGCGAGTGCGCAGGGCATCATTTTCAGGTAAGCGACCATGCGACTAGTTAGCCTCCTCTGCGTTATGCTGCTCGGTGTTTCATGTTCCGCGCAAACCCTGGATCTGCGCAATGCACTTCCACAATGGGGCACATACACCACTGATCACCACTACCTGCCCGACTGGCAAGGCGAACACCTCCCCACATCCGGTGATCATTGGATCTGGAAGTTGGATTCACTGAATTGGACTTTCGAAAGCGAACACTCGGACACGGTTTGGCAGCATAGCAAAACCATAGCTCCAAAAGATGGAGGTCCGTTCAGCATCTATCGGCAACGCGATCAACGCTACAGCTTCTACCACTTGAACGGTGATACACTACTCCAAGACAGTGCGTGGGCGCTCATCGAAGGAACCACGGAGATCTACGATCCACCCTCGCCGCTTTGCTGGCATGGGCAAGCGCTCGGGGATAGTCTACAGTGGTTGGACCTTACTGCGATCACGGCACGTACAACCAAATTCAAAGCAACGCTTACTCTGATCACGCCGTGGGGCGAACTGAACGATCTCATCGTTTTCGAGGATCGTTTCCTGGATTACATCACCTACCGTATCCACCGGCGAGATGATCCGGTGCGGGAAATTGGACGGTATGAGGTGCAGGATGGACTTTACCTCAATTGGCTTTCGGACTGGTAAGACATGTGTGGCTAACGGGTCGTGATGGGACAATGGTGATGTGCAATTATTCGAGCCGATAGTGTGCGAGACATTGCGATGAATTCTGCTCAGCGATTAGAAATGCTCAGATTCGAATGAGGGTATCTGTCCCAACGAAGACCACGTCATCCGGATAAGAGATCTTACCGCACATATAGAGATCAAGGTTCGAGTAACGCAACCACCAATTCTGCAACGAAGAGCTGAGAAATGGTTTTGCCAGTTGGCGTCGATACAGGTGAACCAATTGTACAGATGCCGAAGTTGATGGATCTCACCTTACTCCCACCTTCAGCACTTGTTACCCATGCCATGTATAAAGGAATGAGAGGTAGGTCCCTAGCGCTAGGCCATAGGTAGTCCGATCGACCCTCTGCTGGCCTTTGGATCTCATTCATTCGCTAATGAGCTCAAGATCCTAGCCATCCACAGCATGCAACAAAACCAGCATGAAGGTGTTAGTGTTGAGATCGATCGCAATCAATGAAGTACCGGAAACCACAGTCCGTAATTCAATGGTTCGACAAATCGATCAGATCCGTATTCATGTAAATTTGGGCCTATAACAGCCAAGTCGATCCGACCATGAAGCACAAGATCGGAACCAAGGAAAAACCCATGCCTTTGAAGACTCCTCCGGGGTCTTCGGCCTATACCATGCATGTCGAAGAAAAAGAGGGGACTGAGATCCTTGTCTGCACGGTAGGCAAAACCGTACTGCATTATGATATCCGTTGCATCGACGACCTGCATGCCATGTTGAAGAAACACGGGGATTGGATGGACCTTGGTGGTGCGGATGAACAAAAACCTACGAAGGAGAACACCGTAGAGGATTGGGGGCGTTCGCCGAAGAATCCGATAAAAGGATGGTACGGCCTTAAGAAGGGCTACCGTGGTCGGTTCGGTGTCTACTTACCACCTTTGATGGAAGTGCTCGGGATAGCAGAACTCACGCACGACGCACGCAACAATAGGATGAAGGCGAAGTAGGTGTTGGTCGATATAAAGCGTACTGGATACTGCGGAATTGACCTGCTCTTAAGT
This genomic window from Flavobacteriales bacterium contains:
- a CDS encoding T9SS type A sorting domain-containing protein, translating into MRCLLPLALLATLHTTAQWSTDPANPMVVSTMANAPQHLTAIADADSGYFAFWSDLRNDPSKGDLYGQHFDSDGNALWTADGEMLLTNPIKSINQLAPLLMPDGSVIVSYLTGSGTVGADSVRAMRFDANANALWAEPSVLLTGLDYRSLKVVESESCAYLVAYCEACGGGGYGCKMQRVRMDGSVQFPLIGQTTASNYFGPFTIHPDGVGGLLFNIRCANGAGTCLKTQRFDSLGSAVWPAYIDLADGDGLSYAFSTGMDDTGAQTAVWEVNGDLRMHRMDTLGNSLWSPAVQVACDLAVHVQQKPVTITTDNELFVAWADNRPPAASQDLYIQRFDLMTGSELWAADGVPAIQINSYTPDPGLVLSDSGSVIATLDGNLDGYSAMRVMNDGTLAWPASVVFCLPSFNPNFGNRIHLPDKNGGMVVFWQASSGGLYGARVYRNGILYNDVGIAEATPLTRITGFPNPAGDRISFNLPTNSYVINIDLMNNLGTIVQRISSVNEIDLRGLATGTYAARIRTSNGVYTSRFIKY